The window TACACACCCTCTTTATCTTGATAACTGCTTGTGCTGCTATTTGCTTGGGCTATACCTTGCCAAGTGTTATTTTGCCACTTTTCTACTACAAAATGCTGTATAGGTTCTTGAATAGTACTTTGCCAAGTAATAAATACCCCTTTATTCTCAAAACAATAGTTTACACTGACCTTCAAACTAAACGTAGATAAAATACACTCAGGTTCAAGCTTAGTTACAACAACATCATGCCAGCCTCCATCGTATATAGTTTGAAAAGCCCCAGGTGTAGTAGGATACCCTTCACCTGTATATCCACAAACATAAACATACCCACTATTGTCTAAAGTAATGCCACCTGGCTCCTCATGACCCGTACCCCCTAAATAAGTAGAATACGCAAGATATGTCCCACCAGGCGATACTACAGTTACGAATAGATCTTCATCTCCGCCACCATGAGTACTTTGGTAAGTACAAGGAGTAATATCATAATCGATAGTATAGAAAGTCCCACCTGTAATATACGCATAGCCACTGCCATCTACGGCAATGCCATTACCCACATCAGCACTACTTCCCCCAATATACGTAGAATAATCCAAGCTACTCCCCGACGCATTCAACTTCGTTACAAAAACATCACCACCCCATCCTCCCCCATGCGTCGTTTGAA of the Bacteroidia bacterium genome contains:
- a CDS encoding SBBP repeat-containing protein, yielding QTTHGGGWGGDVFVTKLNASGSSLDYSTYIGGSSADVGNGIAVDGSGYAYITGGTFYTIDYDITPCTYQSTHGGGDEDLFVTVVSPGGTYLAYSTYLGGTGHEEPGGITLDNSGYVYVCGYTGEGYPTTPGAFQTIYDGGWHDVVVTKLEPECILSTFSLKVSVNYCFENKGVFITWQSTIQEPIQHFVVEKWQNNTWQGIAQANSSTSSYQDKEGVYAGATHIYRIRAVNKDGQSYYSNVATITVPEQDKSFTLYPNPAQNYVVVENYTNSIQEYELSDISGKALQVYTLPQGKNTIELNLPKGMYFIRARRGGKAERFVVE